One Panulirus ornatus isolate Po-2019 chromosome 20, ASM3632096v1, whole genome shotgun sequence genomic window, atctggtaaacatgcgactgtccaagacaatcgcgtttaccaaatggcttcctagcttcgtctcttcgatgtatatcaactgacatatttttctcttgtctcccctgatgatgtgattattacacgaaagtgcacttgggaacttatcgtgtttcattttccccgtggactcataggaatatatatatattctctagctgtcacgtgtaatgcaacaaaaccatagctccctatccacaaccaggccccacagaacaactctccatggtttgccccggctgcttcacgtgccctggttcagtccattgacagcaaagcgacctcaatataccacatcgttccagtttactgtattccgtgcacacctttcaccctcctgcacgttcaggccccgatcgctcaaaatcttcacttcatccttccacctaaaatttggtctcctcgttctccTTGTTACCCcgacttctgacacttatattctctttgttaactttcctcactcattatctaagtccaaacgatttcaaccacattcttattacaacacatctcattTACCCCTTTatttcttactctatcaaaccactttacaccacatattgtcctcgaatatttccaatacatccaccctcctctgcacagccctatctatagttcgtctcgcatccatatatTATTGTACAGTACGTGGGGTCGCATCTAATGGCAACCTGTtaatcaaaagtttttttttttttaatatttcaacaCTAAACTTCGTAgcagtactactactgctcccACCAACAAAAGCCATCCCTTAATAATCCCATTATATTTACACTGCACAGCAACAGGTTTCCAGGTATCCCACAGAAATTTTACTCCTCAGCAGGACTGCAGCACAAAGACATAATGTAAAAGCCACATAATATTCTCGTGTCTTATCGCTAGTTACGGAACCAGAACTGGTTATTACAGATATATTCAAACAAGGATAAACCCTTATTTCCTACATTAGAAGATCACTTGACAAGCTATACTCACCGTCAAACAGAAAAGGTTTGGCAAGCTCGAGTATGCCGATATTGAGGCCGCTGAAGAGGTCTTCCCTGGTTGCGATGTGCGGATGGATTCTACGACCCACAACATAGTTTTCTGCGGCCACCGCACCCGTCACCATGCCAGACCTCTTTGCCTGAACCACGTTGCTGCCATGGAATCATATTAGATATGTAACGGCAGACTGTTAAGGGGGATTACACTTGTATTAGTACTTTAGGAAATGGGGATTGCGGGGGCGACACCTGTGTGTACCACAAGGAAATGAGGTTTTATAGACACTATTATATATCAAGATATAGCATTAGTGTGGCGTAACTGTAATGGTTTAAGTTAGCACTTACATATGAGGAGAGGCAACACAGTCTGCATCTGTGAGGATGTGGAAGTTGGTGATGATGACGCCAGCGCAGTGGTAGAGGAATCTGCCGTTCTCCCGCGATCCCAAGGCCACCACCCACGGCAGGTCGGTCGTCCCCAGTGCATGGGTCCTGTTCAGTGGGTTCTGGCATGGGAAGGAAAAAATAAGGAGTGACGTGGCAAGTTTACAAGGTATGGCGACGAGTCACAAGGACCGCGGTAGGAGTTTACCAGGGATATGGAGATACAAGGATATACAAAGCTGTACCATTAAGGGTTGAAAAGAGTCATGCTTTGGAATATGTAACAGTTACTGAGATTCATAAACAGTCGTTAAAAGGAAATGGATTAGTTGCAAAGACCTACCCGTCCACAGTCGAGTGGCAGGACGAGTTCGATGCCGCTGGCCGCCAGCAGGTTCTTGACGCGGTCCAAGAAGACCTGAGCGCTGGCGTTAACGGTCGCGTCAGCTGTGCTGATGAGAGGTGAGAGGACCTCGTCAACAgcgtcggtggtggtggttgtggtaggtgtcaGGACAGCGTCAACCGCGCTGACGGTGGGTGTCATAGCGATGTCAGCCATGGCGGTGCTGGGCCTTCGAGTGGCCGTGGTGGTGACAGGGTTCATGATAGCCTCAGATAATCCGGTGTCGGGCATCATAACGTCAGCAGTACCGGCGCTGGGTGTCATGGCAGCCTCATCCAGGGTTAGGATAGGCGTCACGGTGGCGTTGATCTCGTCTGCCAACTGCAGTAACTCCTGCATCAGCAAAACCTCGCCCTCCTGCCCGCCCTCAagttccatcatcatcaccatgtctTCAATAGTCTGTGGTAGGTTAAGGAAAGAGGTGACAGCCTATGACAACTTCAGCTAGACGATACGGCCATTTGGTGAAATGGCTTAGACTTGATATTCATGACAGATCAAAAGGCCAGTCCATCCAAACGCTGTATCGTCCTGTTCAAGAGGTTAAACACGGTTTTCTATGGTTTAATACTTTTTTCAAATAACTTCTAAATAAATAATTGACTAACAGTATACTGTTCTTTCCATGTCACTGAAATGGGAAGAATGAAATCAATGTTCTAAAAAGCAGTTTATTTGCAAAGAGGTCTCAAGAGATTGAAAATAAATTGGGTATTCGGAATCAACAGCTAGACAGGGCATTTTCATGTTTACCTAAAACTGCTTCATACGCCATTAAGGAGGTAGATTTGGGGAAAGGTGCTTCGCGCCAGATTTCAGCCTAACATTAACCTTGCAACTGGCAGTAAATTTACACGTTGACGAACTCTACTGATATCAAAAGATATGTTTTTATTTCTAAACTGTGGAACAAATCTGGATTATTCTAAAACGGTATATTCTCAATGTCAGCTCGTCTTTTACACTAACGCTCATGTATATTTTCACGCGCATTTCATATTCTACATTTGGCGTTGTAGACTGCATCTCGTATGCATGCCATTGTAGTACTTAACAGGTTTCGGTTATTTTGTCAATTGTTTTATAAACGGTTAATAAACACATGCATTCATTTCTGCTGGCACACAGCTGTGTGATTATCAAACTCCGCAAGTCTGATTTCAAgtcgttggggggaggggggtgtttagtcACTACCACTGTTAACAAATACTTCAAATAACATTTTTACAACGTCATAGTATTATGTAGATTATCGGTaaagcctcctgctttactgtctCCACTTATATAGGTAGATAAATTTAGGACTGTTACAGTCCTCAAACAGATAACCTCTTCCTACACCATGTCTTATGTTGTCTGGCTTTCCAATGTACAAATGGGTACTCGGTAtaagctaggatgtgtgtgtgtgtgaaaatacgtACATAAAAGTAGACATGATACACAAATACAGGTTTAGGAGTCGGGACAAGATcggaaaactctctccccttaacaaacaaacagtaatcacatatagAATTGCAGATCGCCCTTACCTTCATGGTGTCGATCAAGGGCTTTGGTCGCAAGAGGGATGGGGCGAGAAGGCGAGGTTGTCGCAGTTCTATACCGTTCTGCACCGCCTTCGTCAACATCTGCAAGAAGAGGTTTTTATGTAAGCCCTGGAGCAaggaattttatttttcttctgttatgatgaaggctccagtcacggacaaaactccacagcaaagccgggccttaattgaaatatagagagaattatgaaacaaaaagaaaagggagagtaTTTAGggattctggaggaagtgaatgacctgtcttttgaaatgtaccaggttatagttattgggaaaaacgagagggtaaagagttccaaagcttcgacgtggagggaaaaagcaggtatcaaaacggcccactcttgagttgccaatggcaacacaatgatcatgtgacgcagcggctTGCCTAGtctgctagtggtgggggcacacaagcagccagctctcgaaaGCAGAAACCaaggtaatacctatagaagagggaaagtgaaccaacaatgtaGCCCGACTTCTACGTGGATGCTATTCAGAAAGCAATGATAGGCGGAAGGAGGCAGGGGTTGTGTTGAAGTGATATATCTACTAATCTCGTAAGGAAGGAGTGATAATATGAGAATCTTAAGAAGGTGCTAGTGAGGTGAATGGGGTGGGTGCTGCAGGAAGTCAGACGCGAAGAGAGAAAGTAAAAAGTAACGGTGTCGTGATGGTTTATACAGAACTTAGTGACTGGGAAAGTGAGAGGTGCTATGTGAGAAAATGAGTGGTTCTTTAAGGAGCAGATAGTGGCTACACACGAGTGGGACACGAGAAGCCATACTACTCTACGGATATTGATAAGCTACACGGAGATGGGGAAGCGAAAGAATACACGGTGAAAGGACAATAAGGCTACAGTTAATGGGGAGAATATCATAAAATGGGGATAAAGCAGGTGGGAAACTACAGTCATGGAGCAAATCAAAGGTTAAGTGGACATGTAAAGTGAGCCTAGACATTGGTAAGACTACCTGGATGTGTATGGAGGGTGGAGTGGCGTATGTATAAAATTAGTGTTCTGTTTGAAGGGATGGAGTGTTGTAATGTGTGCAGTGGAATGGTAATGTAAAGTGTGGTGGAGAGGCAGGTCATGTAAAGTGGAGGTGTGTGTAATagtctaactgtgtgtgtgtaattacctatctctaCAACATGGGAAGGTTGAGACATCTACATTTGTGGGACCTCATCTCGTACTATATAATtccctatctgtactgtacgaggaggttTTGCACCagtggggccccatatcttgaacggcatgtgtgtgtgtgtgtgtgtgtgtgtgcgtctcacCTGGTGAGGGTCGTTTCTGGGAAAGCTGGAGTCATGGCTTTGGTCTCGATGGCTCGTCCCTGATGTCTGGGGGCTCCTCCCTGCAACAATAATTTCACACACCTTAGACACCTAtgtacacgacgggacgaccctataGTATGATAGCGTGTCATATTCTGTCCCTCAAGCGTCAGTGAAAGGCCAAGCTATCGtaccaagggtagtaccgttcgTGCTGAACGATCATACCAGTTTGAATATTAAACTATTCTGTAACACTGAACCCTAATCTTAAAACAATTATCTTGAGTTACGTGTGCACCGTGGTTAAATCAAATTTCGTCAACTCATTGTCTAATTCTATTAAACACCCTTCTCCCTGACACAATAACATGCATACGGCCGTCCCTTAATGAATTTTGAAGAGTTAAGTCTGCAGTCACGAGCAAGGTTGCATACACATACCTCTTGTAGCGATCTGGGGCGTCCCAACCTGCACGCTcaacaccaacactgacacaaacAGGAACATCTTCCTGGACACACAAAGGTGTTTTCAACTCTTCCAGTGTGGTTTCTGGTGGATTCAATTTTGGGGTCTTCTGTGACGATGGTTCTGGGTTTAATTCAGTCGATGTGGTATGAAAATTCTTATCCTGTCTCCCTGCAGAGAGAAATAGAGGGATTATTCCTGATCTCAACAACTGTCAGTATTCGTAAAGCTCACAACTGCGTATAGTATTTGTAATGATAGAGCTTCATTAAATTGCCTTGCTGCTACAGCGGATTTTAACAGGAAACTACTCAGATTTTAAAGTACTTCACCTGAAGTATCATTTTGTCATGGTTAAACTTACCTCTGGATATCTTTCGAACTGTTCAACAATAGTAAATGTGTAATACCAGTTCTGTTGATCTAATGTAAAGAGTATTCTTAGTAAATATGTGGGATACACGGCTTAATCTGAGGAAAATTTCCAGCTTTACGAAAAACATGGAAGCCAGGGAACTGTTTTGGAAACAATCCTTCCAAATTTTGAGGCATTTTTTTGTgctgtttttaaaaaaaaatcgtaccTAGGTATTGGATTTCTTTATAACGATAGCAACGAAAAGTATCGCATGACATTACCAAAGTTACTCATTACTGACCGTCAAATTTCCATATCTTAGAATGTGAACAGACGCAGAGTTGTCGTGAGTCCAGTTTGGGTGTGTTTGTTAAAATGAATCATTAGAAATATTACACAGGCATAACATGGTGTATAACTAAACTGCCCATACAGTAAGCTATCAAGAACCTTCCAAAAATCATATAAACTGGTCCAAGTCAACAATCGACACCACCAAATTCTAAAATTTTGAGAGTTAAGAGAACTGTATACCAACGCTTCGTACAGGTATTAGCTTACCACTGACCATTTGACGGTAACATCGCTGCTAATGTCTTTACATTACGTTGACACTACAAGCCGTAATCAGTCACCCAATCAGTTGGACGAATCCTCCACCGGTTACCTACCTTGCACCAGCTACACGAACAACTAACGCTTCCACACATAGACGACACCGTTCCCCCTGCAGTTGCCAAGTCGCCGCTCGTGTCAGTTCACAAACTCATGAAGATACCCTTTATTTCCACGTTCATTCGGTTTTATATAGAGCCTTACCAGTGCAATGCTAAAAGTACAATGAAGCACCACATATTTTCAGTGTGATCCATGACAGGGCAggcgaaaactttttttttgacaTAAGCTCTTACCATGACCACAATATAAATAAAGACAAATCTTGCCATCGAGTCTGGCTGTCCATAATATTACCGAACCAAAAGATGACGTATAATGAAAGAACACCTTCACACCATCTGCAGATGAAGAAATGGAGCTCGATGCTTGAAAACCGATGGCTTTTGTTGACTAGAAAGCCCTTTATAGAAAAGATAAAGTTGTAAGTTTGGCTGTTACCTTTCTGTAATGACGAGGTCTCTTAATCCTCGAAGATCAGGTTGAAAGCCTAAGaaatataccgtcgtgtttaggacTCCCACCGCCGTATATAAACCGAATGATCACCTGTATTTTTGAACGTAAGGAGTGTGTGCTTAAAGCGTGTCGTTACATTATACTTTCTTCAGTCGTTCCTCTGAATGCACCACCATTAAGCTCATCACCTGTGAAATGTCTTCTGTGGATCTGCTTATATTTTATCATTCTATATTTACCATATTTCTGCATACCTTCCCACAGTTATCATtggatatatatgaatgaataaaggaactAGGCCGCCTTACCATCTCTGTTGGAATTGAAATATAAAACATAAGTTGCTGAGAGAGACGCGATTTTCAAGTCCCGCATTTAACTGTTGGGAAATTCAGCTTGCATGCCATGGAGGCATTACACTCGACGCGTTGCATGCACCACCCCTGTGGCAGATGCTTCGTCTTCTTTATCCAGCAGGAAATTCTGAACGTAATATGGTTGATTCACCTTAGACTTTGTGATGTATTCCTCAATCACACCCTGAAGTGGAGGGAAACTGGGGTTCAGACCTCTTTATCCACTTTTGTATTCATTTAAGATCTGGCCTTGACGAAGACTTTATACGGATGCTATgacatttaagaaaaaagaaaaaaacgaggaGGCAGTAGGGACCAAATTTTAAGTCTTACTAAGACTGATCTCGTTCTCTCTCTAAATGCAAAGTTCTCATGGTCAAATATTTAATCAATTATTGTTTGTtgaaacgtgaaaaaaaaatgtttatttttcaCTGAAAGAAATATTGCTTGTGTGGATTACCAAGAGTCTCCTCAATAGAACTTTAACTTTTTATGTACAAAGTATAACAATGCTGAAATGGATCACTGGTTAACGTGATGATGTTTTAGAATTTAGTTTAAGTAATTGTTCAGGCGTATGTGCcgaggtcgtaccgttatgctgaagggtcgtaccgtcatgctgcaagGGTTTTAAGCACGAACTACCACTTGTTACACAGACCCTTTAGTTACCACTGCACACTCCAGACACGCTTCAAGTTATGTTCCAACTTGTAGTAATATTAAGGTTAGTTTCAAACAATTCAAATGCAGAATTATACACGAAATTATATGCTGTATCAACGGTCGATGTCAAAACTTTTTTTGAATGTATTCAGACAACCTCGTAAGCTCGCGCGCACACAGCCCCCTTTacccctactcacacacacaaaggtagCTCTGGTTAGGGGTaccgcatttttttttctctctatcgaATGGTCCGGTCACAAAGAATAATGAAAGTCAGGCCCTTTAGTAAAGGATAGGAgaatctgagcctttaaggaactAGGAAAAccagtgttgaaaaaaaaagaagcatatCTTATTGATCGAGTCCCAAAGAATGGCGGTTTCCGTCAAGACTCATAACAGCTGCAAGGGTGTGAACAGTCACACACATCTACCAATACATGTATCCAAGAGGGAAAAATTTCGATTTTAATGGGAAGAAACAAACGAGCAAGCATGCGTACGAGGTCATCCGCACACTGCTTCAAAAACACCAGCAGGAATGCCATCTGGTTTAAATGCCGCTCGTGTCCGGAGAAAGTACATTCTGGATTGCAATGAAATTGTACGAGGAGGCATAGGACTAGTGTGAGGTGTGTTAGGGGACGAGGGagtgttagtcatccaaggtgacaTTAGACGAAAAATTATGAACACTCAGTTCTCCGCTCAGCAGAGACTGAAGCATCGCCCGAGATAATGCAGTAATCTTTGTACGGAAAACAGATGAATCTTATTTCTTTTAAAAGTGCTATTGTAAGAGTCTAGAAAGGGCGTTCGGGGGAGAAGGCGCGTTCAGTAAAAGAGATCTATTAACAAAAGTGTGGTCAAATGAACAATCTAAAGGTGAAATCGTTTACGTGTATTGCGTAAGACTATTGGCGAAAACCAAATCCA contains:
- the LOC139755867 gene encoding uncharacterized protein isoform X1, coding for MFLFVSVLVLSVQVGTPQIATRGRSPQTSGTSHRDQSHDSSFPRNDPHQMLTKAVQNGIELRQPRLLAPSLLRPKPLIDTMKTIEDMVMMMELEGGQEGEVLLMQELLQLADEINATVTPILTLDEAAMTPSAGTADVMMPDTGLSEAIMNPVTTTATRRPSTAMADIAMTPTVSAVDAVLTPTTTTTTDAVDEVLSPLISTADATVNASAQVFLDRVKNLLAASGIELVLPLDCGRNPLNRTHALGTTDLPWVVALGSRENGRFLYHCAGVIITNFHILTDADCVASPHINVVQAKRSGMVTGAVAAENYVVGRRIHPHIATREDLFSGLNIGILELAKPFLFDDYAQPVCLPGVFEEPRTDALFRTTVAGFSDVLDVPGDRLVSKYAESNVVAQGAARCFVVIQTDPELSSKLYTLLTKNHLCVFIDFETVGKSVVLVEDGTTGRAKVVGVGGFANARSTIPVAYTLVQPHRFWVELVLKKFMDSTTGRTTG
- the LOC139755867 gene encoding uncharacterized protein isoform X2, whose amino-acid sequence is MFLFVSVLVLSVQVGTPQIATRGRSPQTSGTSHRDQSHDSSFPRNDPHQMLTKAVQNGIELRQPRLLAPSLLRPKPLIDTMKTIEDMVMMMELEGGQEGEVLLMQELLQLADEINATVTPILTLDEAAMTPSAGTADVMMPDTGLSEAIMNPVTTTATRRPSTAMADIAMTPTVSAVDAVLTPTTTTTTDAVDEVLSPLISTADATVNASAQVFLDRVKNLLAASGIELVLPLDCGRNPLNRTHALGTTDLPWVVALGSRENGRFLYHCAGVIITNFHILTDADCVASPHINVVQAKRSGMVTGAVAAENYVVGRRIHPHIATREDLFSGLNIGILELAKPFLFDDYAQPVCLPGVFEEPRTDALFRTTVAGFSDVLDGDRLVSKYAESNVVAQGAARCFVVIQTDPELSSKLYTLLTKNHLCVFIDFETVGKSVVLVEDGTTGRAKVVGVGGFANARSTIPVAYTLVQPHRFWVELVLKKFMDSTTGRTTG